The following is a genomic window from Pseudomonas lurida.
AGGCAGAAAACGGCCAAAAGCGGTCAGTCGACTGATCAGGTGGAGACAGCCCACAGGCGGACATAACATCAGGAGAATAAATAACGCCCGATTCTCGCTTCCAGCAGTTTGATCAAAGCAGGTGCCATGTATTCGTAATCATCCGAAATATTCAGACAGATGATACGTTTATTTGCCAACTCCGAGGTGAAGCGAGCAGTCAGCTTTTTTCGATGGATTTGCTCCATAACAAAAATGAGATCGGCCCACCTTAGAAGCTCCTGGCTTACAGGTACATCCGCATCGTTATTGACACCAGCCGATGCTGTCTCAACTCCCGACCAATCAGCAAAAAGGTGCTCGGCGGTCGGACTACGTAGGCGGTTTTTTCCGCAGATGAACAACACATTCAAAGTGGGTTAGCTCCAAATTGTTCCGGAGATCCGACGCTCAGGTTCGGACACGTTGACATACTGACTGCGTAGCTTCTGGGAATGAAAAAATGTGTCCATTCTGGCCGATTATTGCCTGACAACAAGAGCTGCTATCGGCCAAAAGCGGCCTTCGATCCACTACCTTCCAGCCGAAAAGCGGAAACTTCCCGATCTGTGAAAGCTAGTCTCTAAGGGTACGCATTATTTCCTCGACCACATACTTCGTGTATTTCTCATTGGGGTCAGTTTCCGGTGGGTCGTTACTGCGGAACCATTCACCTTGATCGAATGCCTGGTAAAGCGAGAAAGCGGGCTGAGGCATATCGTTAGTCATGCCTACTTCAACCACAGCATTTATGATCCCGTTCATAACGCCGTCGCAAAAATCATAGGGTAGAGATCCTTGGAGAAAGCCTTCCGCAACCGCGACGGACAGTCCGTTCAGCACATCATGCGGTGCAACGCCGAACCTTTCGCAAATGGGGGCTAGATCACTCAGCGTTAAACCCTCTGCTTCCGCTTTCACCGACAGTTCCTTGAGTTCGACCTTCGATAACACCATGATCATGAGCTTCTTCCGGTTAGGTGCGAAGGTCGCGCTTACAGAGTGGTCGCACAGCGGTGCCACACTTCAATTCCATGCTGCAATACGGATTCATGGTCGGTCAACTTCAGCTACAGGCAATGTCCGCTTTGGGTCGATTCCGGTCTGTTTCGACTGACTGGTTTGGGTCGTTTCCTGCCCCTAGGGACAGACAGAAAACGGCCCATTGCTGACTGTCGTAACAGTTGCCTGCCTAGCGTGGATATCTTTGCCAGCGCTATTGTGCGCACCATTTACCCACAAAAAAATGGAGCCCAATGATGAGGGCAAAACGCTATCGAGTTCGCTTAATGTTCGAATGGGGCGGAGGCTGCCTTTGGTGTGGAAACACTATTGCCCGGGAAAAATTTTCTGTAGGGCCTATTGAAGAGAGGCTACCACTCAGTAACGAAGTCCAGGCAATGCTTAACGAACTTTCACAGTGGCATGACACCTCGTTGAACTGGGACTATCCTCCTGATCCCGGCCCTTGGAGTGCAGACGATTACGCAAGATTTGACGAGGCCGCCGCTAAATTACTGAAATCCATCCAACAGGAATTGGGTGAAGAATTCGAGGTGGTTTACGAAAAACTTTAGCTTATCGGTGTGAGTCTTCGACCTGATTCTGATAACGAAAGGATGCAGCTATAGATCGGTAGCCCACCTTTGCAACAGGCCGCCACAACCTAAAGCAGACATATTAGCTTCTTGATCAGTAGGTAGCCCCCGCCAGTCCTAAAATCGAGACGGCGGTTCATTTCCAGCTTTGATCTGTGAAAAGACATGGTCTGGATCTGCCTGGCACCAATATCTGAACAGAAGGCGAGGTTCGGTATCCCCAAAATACTGACTCAGGAAGCTCTCGGCGGGGATTAACAATTTAGTTTCTGGCCATTGCTGAGCTAAAACACCTATGTGTTTGCCAGACGAACAAATAATCCACGTCGCCTTGCCTCCACTGATGCCAGGCAGGTAACCCATACCTTGGATCGTTTCGAACAAAGCGCGCAGTGTTACTGCTGGATCAAGCCTGATTGAAGTCCTACGACTTTCCAGATCATCCCCTGCATGCACGCTATCCCGATCAATTTGAATGACCAACATGAATGTTCCTTTTCAGCGTTGTGTGATTACTAGAATGCCAGCGTAGGAATGCCAGCAGCTATCTGTCTACAGTCCGCTTTGGGCCGGTTGCTGCCTTCCGCGACCGGCAGCAATCGACCCAAACCAGTCAGTCGAAACAGACCGGAATCGACCCAAAGCCGACATAACTCCGTGCATTATCGTTTTTCCACAACAACCACATAATCGGAGAAGTCGACATCACCCACCCCGTCGCTACATTCCAACGTCATCGTGCCATCGGTCCCGTGGACGTGAATTCCAGCATTGCCAACCCATGCATTCATGCCAAAAGCGCTCTTCCAGACGTTCCAGATTTTTAGAACGTTTCCACCTTTAGAAAACACTTCTATCTCCAAAGCATCGGGACTGGTATCAGACCACAAAACTATTTCGGGACAGCCGTTGCCAGAGCCTTCGACGACAATTTGCCCGCCCTTTATCTTTAATGCCAGTCCTTGCACTCGACCGTTCGTAGCGCCCAATCGACGAACTGAAAAGACGGTTCTGGGCTCTGTGATCTTGATCTCAATGATCGCAACGACAGTTTTTCCATTGAAACTTATGGGCTTCCCTTTGGTGCGCATAAATGTCGAGGAGAGTGTTTTTTCCATTTTTAAATCCCCGGAATCTCTCAGGTGCCTTGCCTCAGTTTGGCCCAGGGAGGTTAGCATCTCTATACCTTAGAGGATTATGAATGGCTGCTTCTGGCCGTTAGTAGACGCTGAGGCTCCTTAGCCTCGAGCACAATCCCACGTCCAATCGAGGAGAGGCATGCCGATAACGGCGTCTTAAATTTCTCGAAAAAAGGTAGGGATGCGGAAGCGATCCGAAAAATTGCGGAAGCGATGACCAAATCGCAGGCAATAAAAAACCCCGTAGACGTTAATCTACGGGGCTTCTAAGAGTGGAGGCCGAGGTCGGAATCGAACCGGCGTAGGCGGATTTGCAATCCGCTGCATAACCATTTTGCTACTCGGCCTCAAACGATCAATGTCCCAACTGCTGACACTCACCGCATAAAAACTTGAGTGGGCTGTATAACCCTGCCTCTACTCTAAATTATTGAATACATTGAAGTTTTTAATGCTTCGTTGCGTTCGATGGGCGCCATTATGTACGTATTTGCGAACGCGTGCAACCCCTTGATTTCAAAAATATTTCGTATTGGCATCAAGGGGTTGCGGTGTTGCCCTACTCCTTGATGCGCAGTTGTTGGTACTGCGGGTCGGCCTTGATCTGGGCTTCTGTGAACGGCAGCAGGTTGAGTTTTTTCTGGGAGAACGCCTGGGTTTGGTCCTTGGCATGCGCGGAGGCCGGGTTGCTGGACTCGGAGAACGCGAGGACGCCCTGGGCATGCGGGCCCTGGTCGCCGAAGGTGACGATTTGCAGGTAGCTGGTGCCACTGACGACTTCGCGTTTGCCGTCGGCGCGGGGCACGGTTTGCATGGCGTTGTAGATGCCCAGTTCCTGCGGGCCACCGTGGATGGGGGTTTGGCCGGAGACCTGGATGTCGCCCCATGTGCTGTCGGCGGTCAGGCCGAGTTTGGCGACGTCGGCCGTCGAGGCGAGCATGGCTTCGCGCAAGGCTTTGGCGACGTCGGCGCGGTCGATGGCCACGCCACGTGGGGTGGTGAGCGGCTGGGCCGGGTCGAAGGCCACGCGCCAGGCGTCAGGGATTTGCTGCAGGTGCTCCACCAGGTTGATGAAGTGCACCAGGCCAATGCCGCTGTTGAGGTTGGCGCGCTGGTCCCAGTTTTTCAGGCTGCTGCACAGGGGTTGCAGGGCGGTGGCGTCGGTGCCGAGGTGGTTGGCGCAGAAATCGAGCAGGTCGGGCATGACTTGGCCAGCCAGGTACACCTCGTTGTCCATCACCATGTTTTGCAGGTCGGTGACGCTGATCGGCTTTGTCAAAGATTGCAGGCGTTGCAGGGCAAAACGTGCGCGCGGGCCGAGGCCGATGTGGTCTTGGCTGATCACCGGGGAAAAGCCGGTCAGTGGCGCCTTGGGGTTGGCCAGCCACGCCGAGTCGTTGGAATGCTGGACGTAGTCGGTGCGTTGCAGTTGCGGCAGTTGGTCGGCCGCGAAGATACCGGCCTGAGCGGCGCGTGGGTTGATGTCCCAGGCACAGGCGCTGTGGGCGCCGTCGAGCATGATCATCTGCACGCCCGCGCGTGGGTCACTGCACTGCGCGAGCTTGGCCGCGCTGACGTTGGGCACCACCGATTGGTTCATGTACAGGCTTTCGCCCTGGTCATCGGTGGCCAGGGTGTTGACCCACGGGATGCCTTGCAGGGTGTGCACCGAGGTTTTCAGTTCCTTGAGGCTGGTGGCGCGGTTCATCGCGTACCACTGTTGCAGCACGCGGTCGTTGCCCAGGTTGGCGTCGCGCAGGCTGAAGGCGTAGTGGCTGTCCCAGTCGAGCTTGCCAGGCCATTGCACCACTGGACCGAATTGCGAGCTATAGACTGTGTGCGACTGGTCCTTGAGGCTGCCGTCCGCTTGTTTGACTTGCACGGTTACCGTGGTCTTATCCATCGGCACTGACTGGCCATCGAGCATGTAGCGCGTAGCGTCCTTGGGATCCAGGGTCAGGCGGTACAGCGTGAAGTGCTTGGACGTGTCCACGGTGTGGGTCCAGGCCACATGCCTGTTAAACCCAATGTTGACGACTGGCAGGCCCGGAAGCGCGGCGCCCATCACGTCCAACTGGCCGGGGATGGTCAGGTGCATCTCATAGAATCGCATCCCCCCCACCCACGGAAAATGCGGATTGGCCAGCAGCATGCCGCGCCCGTTGAAAGAGCGATCACGGCCCACCGCCACCGCGTTACTGCCGCGATCAAAGGCGAAGCGCTGCTGGTTGGCAGCGACGCGTTCAAACGCCTTGGCGTTGGTGGTCACGCTGGCCGCCGCTTGGGGTGGTGTCGCGCCAACCAGGGCTTCGGCGAACTGCCCGACACCACCTTCTACCAGCAGCCGACGGGTCAATTTGACCACGTCTTCAGTCGCCAGCGGTCGCACCCAGGCCGCCTGGCACTGGGCGGGCACGCCCTGCTCTTGCAGATAACGGTTATAGCCGGCCACGTAGCCTTCGATGCGCTGCTGGATCTGCGGGCTCTGCGCTTTCCAGAATGCGGCGACCGCCTGCGGCGTATTGAGCCAGCTAAAGAACAGGTCGCTGGCCAGGTTATTGCGCTCCTCCAGGGTCGCCTGCTCAGGGCCGAAGAACTTGGCGCGCTGGCCATTCACCGTGACCACTTCGTTGGCCAGCAGGCACAGGTTGTCCTGGGCGTAGGCGTAGCCAATGCCGAAGCCCAGGCCTCGCTCATCGTTGGCGCGGATATGCGGCACACCGTAGCTGGTACGACGGATGTCCGCCGACGCGTGTGTCATCGGCTCCCGCGCCGAGGCGACCACGCTCAGCCCCAGCAATACCCCCGCCACACATACCCTGGACAACCCATTGGAAATAATCACGCAGACTCCACCGTCAGATTTAACCGCCTCACTAGGGCTGATAACCCCACCGTAAGAACGCAAACCACCGGGAATAATTTAGCGCGAGGGGACGTTTATTGAGGGCGGCGCAGGTGTGACAAAACCGATACCGACAAAATTTCTACATCCGGCACTTCATGATTTTGCTCGCTCGTTCGTCTTATTAACTAAGAGCGCTCATTTTTTCCTGATCAGGCTCTGATAAGGAGTTTTTGCATGTACAACCCGCAAGTGCCCACGGAAGGACATTCATCGGCTGCCGAGGCCAGTTTTGGCAGCGGCGCACAAACGTTCGGCAAAGCGCCCGAACAACAAGGCAACCAGCGTATTCGCCATTTGCTCAAATGTTTTGGCTTGCGCACCAGCCTGATCCGGCTGAAGGTCATCGACGCCCTGCTCACCGCCGCCGACAACCAGCGCACCCTGGGGGTGCGCGGCGTGCACAGCCACTTGCTGGAGCTGGGTATCCCGCTGTCGTTTCTCAGCGTGCGCGAGGTGCTCAAGCGCCTGTGCAGCGAGGGCGTGATCACCCTCAATACGGATAAAAGCTACAGCCTCCATGAAGAGGCTGCCAAGGTGCTCGAAGGTCGCGCCTGATCGGCACCCAGCCCCTTAAAGCTTGACCTTGCGACGCATGATGCCGTTGATCACCACCACGACCACTGCGACAGCAATGGCGATGGTCTGGAATGTTTTCTCACTGATAACCCCGGTGTTCTGCAAGTAGGACAGGCCAAACATTGTCGCCAATACGGCGAGGGCGATCAGAATCGAATATTTCAAACGCTGCTTTTGGGTCATGACGGGTTCCTGAACCTGAAGAATGTAGCCACTGTGAATCGTCGAACCTGCCCTGCGCACAAGGGCGAGCACGTTCGACAGGCGCTCATGTTACAGGCGATGAAAAACTTTGGCTCGGCCAATCAGCCGGCATGCAACCAGCGCCCCGGCGCAAGATCACCGGGCGACAGCGCGGCGCTTATCGCAAGGCACGAGGCTGGCGCTGCAAACCGGTGCCGGGCTGGGCGCAGAGCGCTACCAACCAGTCCACGAACACCCGCACACGCTGGGACAATTGACGGTGCGGCGGGTACAGCGCCGTCAGGGCCATTCTGGGCACCCTCATCTGCGGCAGGACGTCCACCAGCGTCCCCTGGGCCAACTGGCGCATCGCATGATAATGCGGCGCCTGGATCAGGCCGAACCCGGCCTCGCAGGCCGCGAAGTAACCATCGGAACTGGTGGCGGCCACCCGCTTGGCCAGGTTGACCGGGCGCAACTCGCCGTCAACTTCAAACTCCAGGCCAAACCGTTTGCCGCTGGCACTGGAGCGGTATTCGACCATGTGGTGGTGGGCGAGGTCATCCAGGGAAGCGGGTACGCCCATGCGTTCGAGGTAGGCCGGACTGGCCAGGGTCAGTTGATCCATCATCGCCAGCGGGCGCGCCACCAACGACTCATCCAGTGCCGCGCCACCGCGCAGCACGCAATCGATACCTTCGCGAATCAGGTCCACCGGGCGGTCGTTAAGGCCAATCTCCAACTCGATCTGCGGGTAGCGGGCCGTGAAGGTCGGCAAGGCCGGAATCACGATCAACCGCCCGATCCCCGAGGGCATGTCGATGCTCAAGGTGCCACGCGGGCTCTGGCGACTCGCGGAAAACACCGCCTCGGTTTCCTCCAGGTCAGACAGCAATTGCACGCAACGCTGGTAGTACGCGGCGCCGTCCAAGGTCGGGCTGACTTGCCGCGTGGTGCGCTGCAACAGTTGCACACCCAGGTGCGCTTCCAGCTGCTTGATCAGCACCGTTACCGAAGCGCGTGGCAATTGCAGGCTGTCGGCGGCCTTGGCGAAGCCACCCAGCTCGACGATCCGTGTAAACACGCGCATCGCATTGAAACGGTCCAAAGGCAGCTCCCTGAACGGATTGTTTAGATAATCTGAATAGTGTTAGTGCTTTTAGCCGGTTTATCTCGTTTTTGTCGAGCGCAACAATGCAGCCCTTCCCATCCAAGGAGCTGAACCCATGCACACCCGTCCACTCGGAACAAACGGCCCGCTCGTCTCAGCCATCGGCCTCGGCTGCATGGGCATGAGCGATTTCTACACGCCTGGCAGCGACACGCGCGAGGCCACCGCGACCTTGCACCGCGCGCTGGAGCTGGGCATCAACTTCTTCGACACCGCCGATATTTATGGGCCGCACACCAACGAGCAACTGATCGGCAAAGCCATCGCCGGCAAACGTGACCAGGTGTTCCTGGCCAGCAAATTCGGGATCGTGCGCGACTTGGCCAATCCCGCCCTGCGGGGTGTGAACGGCCGTCCCGACTACATCCGCAAGGCCATCGACGGCACCCTGCGCCGGCTCGGCGTGGAGACCCTCGACCTGTACTACCAGCACCGTATCGACCCGAATGTCGCCATTGAAGAAACCGTCGGCGCCATGGCCGAACTGGTGCAGCAGGGCAAGGTGCGTTACCTGGGCCTGAGCGAAGCTTCTGCCGCGACCCTGGAGCGCGCCCACAAAGTGCACCCGATCAGCGCGCTGCAAAGCGAGTACTCCCTGTGGAGTCGCGACCAGGAACACAACGGCTGTCTCGCTGCCTGCCAGCGCCTGGGCATCGCGTTTGTGCCCTACAGCCCACTGGGCCGTGGCTTTCTGACCGGTGCACTGAAAAGCCCGGACGACTTCGGTGACGATGATTACCGTCGGTTCAGCCCGCGCTTCCAGGGCGAGAACTTCGACAAAAACCTCGAACTGGTGAAGCAGGTGCAAGCACTCGCCGCTGACAAAGGCGTCAGCGCCGGGCAACTCGCGCTGGCCTGGGTATTGGCGCAGGGTGAGTTCATCATTCCGATTCCCGGCACCAAGCAGCGCAGATACCTGGAAGAAAACGCGGCGGCGGTGTCGATCAGCCTGAGCCAGGCGGAACTGGCGGCACTGGACGCAATCTTTCCGGTCGAGGCGACCGCCGGCTTGCGCTACCCCGAGGCCGTGATGGCGATGCTGAATATCTGAACCAAGGGAGCGCCCTCACCCGGCGCTCCTTTTTCTTGTACGGACGTACCTAAAGCTCCGCCTTCCCAAGCCGATAGCCCTACGAAGCTCTAACAAAGCCGCGTCGATAATAAACGCTTCGTAAGGACGGCCCCATGCCCACACTGCGCTCTATCCAAGCCCGCTATACCCTGTTTCTGGTGCTGTTCGTCCTGGTGTTATTTGTGTTGACCGTGGTGGGTATCGGCCAGTTGGTCGCGCCCACGTTGCGCCATACCGAAGAACAGGTGGTGCTCAACCGCATCGCGGAAGTCGCCGAACAGATCCAAGGCGAACTGAACAAGGTTCAGTCCCAGCAACGCACCATCACCCAGACCATCCCCTTGCTCGACAGCGATGCCATCGACAAAGTACTGCCGGGCCTGGTCGACCAGTATGGCGAACTGAAAGTCTTCGGGGGCGGGATCTGGCCGTTGCCCAACCAGCGGACGCCGGGGCGCAACAAGCACAGCACGTTCTGGCACCGTGATGCCTCGGGCAAGCTGGCCGTCAATACCTTCTGGAACAGCGACCCCGCCCCCAACTATTACGACCAGAGCTGGTACAAGGGCGGCCTGGCTTCACCCCGGGGTCAATGCGCCTGGGCCGCCGCCTACAAGGACGACGCCAGCCAGGAGCCACGCACCAACTGCGCCATGGCCATCCAGCGCGACGGCGTTCCCTACGGCGTCGCCACCATCGACGTGACGCTGGGCTTCTTCAATGACCTGGTCGCCAGTAAAGAGAAAGACATCGGCGGGCAAATGCTGATCGTCGAAGGTGACGGCAAGATCATCAGCAACAGCACGCGTATCAGCGGCCCGGTGGTGTTGAAGAACATCAGCGAACTCACCGGCACCTCGGCGTTCGCCAGCCAGGTCAGCAAAGCGCTGGCCCAGCGCGACCAGGCGCTGCAGCGCAGCGAGTTCGACAACCAGGGCGTGGCCAGCACCTTCTATATGCGCCCTATCAGTGGCACGCCGTGGTTCCTCGCCACCGCCCTGCCCACTTCGCTGATCACTGCCCAGCGCGATGACGTGCTCGGCACCCTCGCCTTGCTGCAAATCCCCATGGTGTTGCTGCTGGTGTTGCTCGCGGTGTATGCGATCCGCCAGCTGGTGCAGCGCATGAAATCGCTGAAAACCAATATCGACGCCCTCTCCGCTGGCGACGCCGACCTGACTCGGCGTATCACCATCCGCGCCGAAGACGAACTGGGTGCCATCGGTCACTCGGTGAACCGGTTTATCGTCTACCTGCAGAACATGATCGGCGAAGTCACCCAAGCCACCGGTGCCATGTCATCGAGCCTTGAGCAACTGCAGCGGACCTCGGCGCACACCAACCAGATTCTGGTGCGGCATGCCTCGGAGACCGATCAGACGGTCACCGCGATCACCGAAATGAGTTCCACGGCCGACACCGTTGCGCAAAACGCTGCCGAAACCGCTGCATTTACCCAGCGCGCGAACGAACATGCCGACCGTTCCCGCGTGGTCGTGGGCGAGGCCTCCAACAGCGTCAGCGCCTTGATCGGTGAAGTGTCCAGCGCCACCCACAGTGTGGAGAACATGCGCCAGGACGCCGCACGCATCACCGAAACCCTCGGCGTGATCGGCGCGATTGCCGGCCAGACCAACCTGCTTGCCCTCAATGCCGCGATCGAAGCCGCGCGTGCCGGCGAGCAAGGCCGTGGTTTTGCGGTGGTCGCCGATGAAGTCCGCGCGCTCGCGGCCCGCACCCAGGCCAGCACATCGCAGATCAACGACATGCTCACGCGCCTGACCGCGGGTGTCAGCTCTTCGGTCGCGGCCATGGAAAACACCCAGGCCAGCTGCCAGTCGGCGGCGGATGCCACGGCGCGGGTGAATACCGGGCTGGATGAGATGGCCGGCTCTGTCAGCCATATCAACAACCTCAGCACCCAGATCGCGACGGCCGCCGAACAGCAAAGCGCAGTGACCGAAGAGATCAACCGAAGCATGGTGCAGATCCGACAAATGGTCGAAGAGCTGGTGCAGAGCGGCCATGCCACTGAAACCAATACCCAGAGCCTGCTGGATGCCAATGGCCGGGTGATTGCCTTGATGGGGCGCTTTAAAGTCCGCTGATCAAAGGCCTGTGTACTCCCGTGCAAAGCGCGGGAGTCGGACTATTCTGACAGTTCGAAGACGCCACACAGGAGGTGTGCCATGCGCGCAGCCGAGCAGTCGGTCCGCTTGGAGCGGATCAGTCAGGAACGCTTTATCCAGGCCCCTATCGAAGCCGTTTACGACTACGTGACCCAACCGGATCGCTGGCACGAATGGCACCCCACGTCACTCAGCGCCGACACCGGCACCAGCGGTCCACTCCCGGCCGGCGCACGCTTCACCGAGTTCATCGACTTGCTGGGTGTGCGTGTACCCATGAGTTACCGTGTGCAGATCGCCCGACGCCCCGGCGAGTTCAAGACCGTGTTCACCTCCCTGGCCGTCGATGGCTCCATTCACTATTTCCTGTTGCCTCATCAAGGCGGCACGCTGTTCAAGCGCGTGTTGACCTATGAAACCGAACTGCAACTCGCCACCTTGCATGAACGCATGATTGAACTCTCGGCAGTTGCCCTGGGCCAGCTCAAGCATCGGCTGGAAAACCCGCCCTTCGTATAACTTTGAAACATTACCGGCACGCCCGCCTACCCGTAGGCACTGGCTTGCCGGCGATGACGCCGTCATGATCGCCGCCACCCAATGGCCATCTCCTGCACGCGAGTCCCCCATGAAAACCCCATTTCGGCTGGCCCTGCTGTCAGCCTTGCTCACCACCACCCTCGCCCAGGCCGCCGAGCTGATCCCCATCGATGTGCACCGCGACGCCAATTGCGGCTGCTGCAAAAAGTGGATCAGCCACCTGGAAAACAATGGTTTCGAAGTCAACGACCACGTCGAAACCGACATGAGTGCCGTCAAGCAACGCCTGGGCGTGGCTCCGCGCCTGGGCTCGTGCCACACCGCCGTAATCGACGGCAAGTTCGTTGAAGGCCATGTACCGGCCGAACAGGTGCTGGCCCTGCGCAAGCGCGACGACCTGTTGGGCGTTGCTGCGCCGGGCATGCCCATGGGCTCGCCGGGCATGGAAGTGCAAGGCCGCAGCGAAGCGTATCAAGTCATCGGCCTCACCCGTGAAGGCAACGATGTCGTGGTGGCTGAATACCCGGCGCAATGATCACAGGCTATCTGGGATTATTCTTCGCGGCGTTTGGCGCTGCGACCCTACTGCCACTGCAATCGGAAGCGGTGCTGGTCGGCCTGCTGCTCAGTGGCAATTACAACCTGTGGCTGTTGCTGGGGATTGCCACGCTGGGTAATGTGTTGGGCTCGGTGGTGAACTGGTGGCTGGGGCGCTGGGTGGAACATTTCAAGCAGCGCCGCTGGTTTCCGGTTAACGACAAGCAGTTGGAAAAAGCCCGCAACCATTACGAGCGCTGGGGGCACTGGACGTTATTACTCAGTTGGGT
Proteins encoded in this region:
- a CDS encoding low molecular weight protein tyrosine phosphatase family protein — translated: MNVLFICGKNRLRSPTAEHLFADWSGVETASAGVNNDADVPVSQELLRWADLIFVMEQIHRKKLTARFTSELANKRIICLNISDDYEYMAPALIKLLEARIGRYLFS
- a CDS encoding bifunctional acylase PvdQ → MIISNGLSRVCVAGVLLGLSVVASAREPMTHASADIRRTSYGVPHIRANDERGLGFGIGYAYAQDNLCLLANEVVTVNGQRAKFFGPEQATLEERNNLASDLFFSWLNTPQAVAAFWKAQSPQIQQRIEGYVAGYNRYLQEQGVPAQCQAAWVRPLATEDVVKLTRRLLVEGGVGQFAEALVGATPPQAAASVTTNAKAFERVAANQQRFAFDRGSNAVAVGRDRSFNGRGMLLANPHFPWVGGMRFYEMHLTIPGQLDVMGAALPGLPVVNIGFNRHVAWTHTVDTSKHFTLYRLTLDPKDATRYMLDGQSVPMDKTTVTVQVKQADGSLKDQSHTVYSSQFGPVVQWPGKLDWDSHYAFSLRDANLGNDRVLQQWYAMNRATSLKELKTSVHTLQGIPWVNTLATDDQGESLYMNQSVVPNVSAAKLAQCSDPRAGVQMIMLDGAHSACAWDINPRAAQAGIFAADQLPQLQRTDYVQHSNDSAWLANPKAPLTGFSPVISQDHIGLGPRARFALQRLQSLTKPISVTDLQNMVMDNEVYLAGQVMPDLLDFCANHLGTDATALQPLCSSLKNWDQRANLNSGIGLVHFINLVEHLQQIPDAWRVAFDPAQPLTTPRGVAIDRADVAKALREAMLASTADVAKLGLTADSTWGDIQVSGQTPIHGGPQELGIYNAMQTVPRADGKREVVSGTSYLQIVTFGDQGPHAQGVLAFSESSNPASAHAKDQTQAFSQKKLNLLPFTEAQIKADPQYQQLRIKE
- a CDS encoding fe2+ zn2+ uptake regulation protein, translating into MYNPQVPTEGHSSAAEASFGSGAQTFGKAPEQQGNQRIRHLLKCFGLRTSLIRLKVIDALLTAADNQRTLGVRGVHSHLLELGIPLSFLSVREVLKRLCSEGVITLNTDKSYSLHEEAAKVLEGRA
- a CDS encoding LysR family transcriptional regulator, giving the protein MDRFNAMRVFTRIVELGGFAKAADSLQLPRASVTVLIKQLEAHLGVQLLQRTTRQVSPTLDGAAYYQRCVQLLSDLEETEAVFSASRQSPRGTLSIDMPSGIGRLIVIPALPTFTARYPQIELEIGLNDRPVDLIREGIDCVLRGGAALDESLVARPLAMMDQLTLASPAYLERMGVPASLDDLAHHHMVEYRSSASGKRFGLEFEVDGELRPVNLAKRVAATSSDGYFAACEAGFGLIQAPHYHAMRQLAQGTLVDVLPQMRVPRMALTALYPPHRQLSQRVRVFVDWLVALCAQPGTGLQRQPRALR
- a CDS encoding aldo/keto reductase, which codes for MHTRPLGTNGPLVSAIGLGCMGMSDFYTPGSDTREATATLHRALELGINFFDTADIYGPHTNEQLIGKAIAGKRDQVFLASKFGIVRDLANPALRGVNGRPDYIRKAIDGTLRRLGVETLDLYYQHRIDPNVAIEETVGAMAELVQQGKVRYLGLSEASAATLERAHKVHPISALQSEYSLWSRDQEHNGCLAACQRLGIAFVPYSPLGRGFLTGALKSPDDFGDDDYRRFSPRFQGENFDKNLELVKQVQALAADKGVSAGQLALAWVLAQGEFIIPIPGTKQRRYLEENAAAVSISLSQAELAALDAIFPVEATAGLRYPEAVMAMLNI
- a CDS encoding methyl-accepting chemotaxis protein, coding for MPTLRSIQARYTLFLVLFVLVLFVLTVVGIGQLVAPTLRHTEEQVVLNRIAEVAEQIQGELNKVQSQQRTITQTIPLLDSDAIDKVLPGLVDQYGELKVFGGGIWPLPNQRTPGRNKHSTFWHRDASGKLAVNTFWNSDPAPNYYDQSWYKGGLASPRGQCAWAAAYKDDASQEPRTNCAMAIQRDGVPYGVATIDVTLGFFNDLVASKEKDIGGQMLIVEGDGKIISNSTRISGPVVLKNISELTGTSAFASQVSKALAQRDQALQRSEFDNQGVASTFYMRPISGTPWFLATALPTSLITAQRDDVLGTLALLQIPMVLLLVLLAVYAIRQLVQRMKSLKTNIDALSAGDADLTRRITIRAEDELGAIGHSVNRFIVYLQNMIGEVTQATGAMSSSLEQLQRTSAHTNQILVRHASETDQTVTAITEMSSTADTVAQNAAETAAFTQRANEHADRSRVVVGEASNSVSALIGEVSSATHSVENMRQDAARITETLGVIGAIAGQTNLLALNAAIEAARAGEQGRGFAVVADEVRALAARTQASTSQINDMLTRLTAGVSSSVAAMENTQASCQSAADATARVNTGLDEMAGSVSHINNLSTQIATAAEQQSAVTEEINRSMVQIRQMVEELVQSGHATETNTQSLLDANGRVIALMGRFKVR
- a CDS encoding SRPBCC family protein, translated to MRAAEQSVRLERISQERFIQAPIEAVYDYVTQPDRWHEWHPTSLSADTGTSGPLPAGARFTEFIDLLGVRVPMSYRVQIARRPGEFKTVFTSLAVDGSIHYFLLPHQGGTLFKRVLTYETELQLATLHERMIELSAVALGQLKHRLENPPFV
- a CDS encoding DUF411 domain-containing protein, which produces MKTPFRLALLSALLTTTLAQAAELIPIDVHRDANCGCCKKWISHLENNGFEVNDHVETDMSAVKQRLGVAPRLGSCHTAVIDGKFVEGHVPAEQVLALRKRDDLLGVAAPGMPMGSPGMEVQGRSEAYQVIGLTREGNDVVVAEYPAQ
- a CDS encoding YqaA family protein — encoded protein: MITGYLGLFFAAFGAATLLPLQSEAVLVGLLLSGNYNLWLLLGIATLGNVLGSVVNWWLGRWVEHFKQRRWFPVNDKQLEKARNHYERWGHWTLLLSWVPIIGDPLTLVAGVMREPMWRFLLLVTLAKSVRYGVLAAVALQWVLIPT